Proteins co-encoded in one Vibrio aquimaris genomic window:
- a CDS encoding ABC transporter ATP-binding protein: MDERANTISRSWLITQVKKHKSRLVVANFIAIGATLLSVPIPLLMPLMVDEVLLNQPAKGIEVMNLVLPSSLQTPSGYIFLTLGLVIIMRTMSQALNILQSRQFTLVSKSITYKMRSKMLDKLGRISMKQYETRGSGGINAHLVTDVETIDKFIGATLSKFLIGVLTVMGTAGVLLWLEWRLGLFILLVNPIVIYFSRKLGNKVKHLKKKENQSFEHFQNRLVETLDGIYQLRAANKEQDFLTELKKDANQIRLDADKYTWQSEAAGRLSFLLFLLGFELFRAIAMLMVLFSDLTIGQIFAVFGYLWFMLGPVQELLGIQFSWYSAKAAMQRINSLLSLDEELRPTSTINPFKPNSQVEVSIENVNFSYNEESRVLNHLNLHIPAGKKVALVGTSGGGKSTLIQLLLGVYHQDSGIIKYNGKTTEEIGFDTIRKNIAVVLQQPILFNDTLRHNLTLGSDFEDAALWNALEIAQLDNVTSELKEGLDTPIGRNGIRLSGGQKQRLAIARMLLSNPKFVILDEATSALDTSTESSLHQALTAFLDGRTTLIVAHRLSAVKQADLIYVLEDGQVTQAGTHVELVTQEGLYQTLYGNVQSHA, translated from the coding sequence ATGGATGAAAGAGCAAACACAATTAGCCGCTCTTGGCTAATAACTCAAGTAAAAAAACACAAGTCGCGGCTAGTTGTCGCAAATTTTATTGCGATAGGTGCCACTTTGTTGAGTGTACCAATTCCCCTACTCATGCCGCTCATGGTCGATGAGGTGTTGTTAAATCAACCAGCCAAGGGAATAGAGGTAATGAACCTTGTATTGCCTAGTTCACTTCAGACGCCTTCCGGATACATATTTTTGACTCTTGGACTTGTAATAATCATGCGGACCATGAGTCAAGCACTAAATATTCTACAAAGCCGACAATTTACGCTTGTATCAAAGAGCATTACATACAAGATGCGCAGCAAAATGCTCGACAAACTTGGTCGTATAAGTATGAAACAATACGAAACAAGGGGTAGTGGAGGAATAAATGCTCATTTAGTCACCGATGTAGAAACCATTGATAAATTCATTGGTGCGACCCTAAGTAAATTTCTAATAGGCGTGCTCACTGTAATGGGTACTGCTGGGGTGCTTCTTTGGTTAGAGTGGCGTCTTGGGCTCTTCATTCTTTTGGTTAACCCTATTGTTATCTACTTCTCCCGCAAGTTGGGTAACAAAGTTAAGCACCTGAAGAAAAAAGAAAACCAATCCTTTGAGCACTTTCAAAATAGATTGGTGGAGACTTTAGATGGTATCTATCAGTTACGTGCCGCCAATAAAGAACAAGATTTTCTTACCGAACTAAAAAAAGATGCGAATCAGATTCGGTTGGATGCGGATAAATACACATGGCAATCGGAGGCTGCCGGGCGTCTCTCCTTTCTTCTATTCCTTCTTGGTTTTGAGCTATTTCGCGCTATCGCCATGCTAATGGTTTTGTTTAGCGATTTAACTATTGGCCAGATTTTTGCGGTATTTGGCTATCTTTGGTTTATGCTAGGTCCTGTTCAAGAGCTGCTTGGTATTCAGTTCTCATGGTATAGTGCAAAAGCAGCGATGCAAAGAATTAACTCTCTACTGTCATTGGATGAAGAACTACGCCCGACCAGTACAATCAATCCATTTAAACCTAACTCTCAAGTAGAAGTCAGTATCGAAAATGTTAACTTCTCATATAATGAGGAGTCTAGAGTCCTAAACCATCTTAACCTTCATATTCCAGCAGGAAAGAAAGTAGCGCTCGTTGGGACCAGTGGAGGTGGAAAGTCAACACTAATTCAACTACTTCTTGGGGTTTATCATCAAGATTCCGGCATCATCAAATACAATGGTAAAACCACTGAGGAGATAGGGTTTGATACCATTCGAAAAAACATTGCCGTTGTCTTACAACAACCTATATTGTTTAATGACACTTTAAGGCATAATCTTACCCTAGGCTCAGATTTTGAAGATGCGGCGTTATGGAATGCATTAGAAATCGCGCAGCTCGATAACGTTACGAGTGAATTAAAAGAGGGGTTGGATACACCAATTGGGCGCAATGGTATTCGTTTATCTGGTGGCCAGAAACAGAGATTAGCGATTGCACGTATGCTGTTGTCTAATCCGAAATTTGTTATCTTGGATGAAGCAACATCTGCACTTGATACTTCTACAGAATCGTCCCTTCATCAAGCGCTAACTGCATTTTTGGATGGCCGTACAACCTTAATTGTTGCACATCGCCTATCAGCGGTGAAGCAAGCTGATTTGATCTATGTTCTAGAAGATGGGCAAGTTACACAAGCAGGAACACATGTTGAGTTGGTTACGCAAGAAGGTCTATATCAAACTTTATATGGAAATGTTCAATCACACGCCTAA
- the rsmF gene encoding 16S rRNA (cytosine(1407)-C(5))-methyltransferase RsmF, translating into MHQNTYLPEEFLREMQAIMPSGYDISDFVAACRRPLRKSIRVNTLKISVDAFSQRASDKGWHLSPIPWCDEGFWIDADESIAPLGNTAEHMCGLFYIQEASSMMPVSALFNNLEDEFRTILDMAAAPGSKTTQIAAKMNNEGVLVANEFSSSRVKVLHANIERCGVRNSALSNYDGRVFGGWLPESFDAVLIDAPCSGEGTVRKDPDALKNWSKEAVLTISQTQKDLIESAFHALKPGGVMVYSTCTLSVEENQHVCLHLKNTFPDLVSFESLSSLFSGADKAITEHGFLHVFPETYDCEGFFVAKIKKLGRTTPPSVKKRLGKFPFEKASNKIKQEVAHKLYQSLSIELPSQSDIWLRDKDVWLFPSALEEFIGEFRFSRMGIKIAESHKNGYRWHHQVATTLASGAEPNCIELTIPEARDWFMGRDVRPENQSGKGEVIIKLGDDVIGLGKWVGNRLKNGLPRELVRDKNLF; encoded by the coding sequence TTGCATCAAAACACTTATTTACCTGAAGAATTCTTACGCGAAATGCAGGCTATTATGCCTAGCGGATATGATATTTCCGACTTCGTAGCCGCTTGCAGGCGTCCACTTCGTAAAAGCATACGTGTTAATACGCTAAAAATTTCTGTCGATGCGTTCTCTCAACGTGCATCTGATAAAGGCTGGCACTTATCACCCATACCATGGTGTGATGAAGGCTTTTGGATTGACGCTGATGAATCTATTGCACCGCTGGGTAATACTGCTGAACATATGTGCGGTCTATTTTATATTCAAGAAGCCAGCTCAATGATGCCTGTATCAGCTCTGTTCAATAATTTAGAAGATGAATTTCGTACTATTCTAGATATGGCTGCAGCTCCTGGCTCTAAAACCACACAGATTGCAGCAAAGATGAACAATGAAGGCGTGCTTGTCGCAAACGAGTTTTCATCCAGCCGTGTTAAAGTTCTGCATGCCAATATTGAGCGATGTGGTGTACGTAATTCTGCTCTTAGCAACTATGATGGTCGTGTGTTTGGAGGGTGGCTGCCAGAAAGCTTCGACGCCGTTCTTATTGATGCTCCATGCTCTGGCGAAGGGACGGTACGTAAAGACCCTGACGCGTTGAAAAACTGGAGCAAAGAGGCTGTATTAACCATATCTCAGACCCAAAAAGATTTAATCGAAAGCGCCTTTCATGCATTAAAACCAGGTGGAGTAATGGTTTACTCGACTTGTACACTCAGTGTCGAAGAAAACCAACATGTTTGTCTTCACTTGAAGAATACATTTCCCGATTTAGTCTCTTTTGAATCCCTATCCTCGTTATTTTCGGGTGCAGACAAAGCGATTACCGAACATGGATTCTTACATGTATTCCCCGAAACCTATGATTGCGAGGGGTTCTTTGTAGCCAAAATCAAAAAGCTTGGAAGAACAACGCCCCCTAGTGTAAAAAAACGCCTAGGAAAATTTCCATTTGAAAAAGCATCTAACAAGATAAAACAAGAAGTTGCCCATAAACTATATCAAAGTTTGAGTATTGAACTTCCTTCCCAATCGGATATATGGCTCAGAGATAAAGATGTCTGGTTATTCCCGAGTGCTCTGGAAGAATTTATTGGCGAATTTAGGTTTTCAAGAATGGGAATTAAGATAGCTGAGTCTCACAAAAACGGCTATCGATGGCATCATCAAGTAGCAACCACCCTAGCATCAGGGGCAGAACCTAACTGTATTGAATTGACGATTCCTGAAGCCAGAGACTGGTTCATGGGAAGAGATGTTAGACCGGAAAATCAATCAGGCAAAGGAGAGGTCATTATCAAACTTGGCGATGACGTAATAGGTCTTGGAAAGTGGGTCGGAAATCGATTGAAGAATGGATTGCCCAGAGAGCTTGTACGCGATAAAAACTTATTTTAA
- a CDS encoding 3-deoxy-7-phosphoheptulonate synthase, translating into MPIKTDELRTQPLGPMPTPAELGSAHPITGDVAERVAKSRQQIEQILTGEDKRLLVVVGPCSVHDTDAALDYAKRLAEVKEEYQDELFIVMRTYFEKPRTVVGWKGLITDPNLDGSYALETGLNKARKLLLDINKLGLATATEFLDMITGQYIADLISWGAIGARTTESQIHREMASALSCPVGFKNGTNGNVKISIDAIRASQASHYFYSPDKNGRMTVYRTSGNPYGHVILRGGDDGPNYDTNSVNSACQQLASFNLPPRLVVDFSHANCLKQHKRQLDVAKDICDQILSGKDQIAGIMAESFIVEGNQSMKDIDNLVYGQSITDPCLSWEDTVKMLDLLANAVKSRG; encoded by the coding sequence ATGCCAATTAAAACCGATGAGTTAAGAACCCAACCATTAGGCCCAATGCCAACACCAGCAGAGCTTGGGAGCGCACATCCAATTACTGGAGATGTAGCAGAACGCGTTGCTAAATCTCGCCAGCAAATCGAACAGATTTTGACAGGTGAAGACAAGCGACTATTGGTCGTTGTGGGGCCTTGTTCAGTACACGACACAGATGCAGCTCTTGACTATGCCAAGCGTTTAGCAGAGGTTAAAGAAGAGTACCAAGACGAGTTGTTTATCGTTATGCGTACTTACTTTGAAAAGCCACGTACTGTTGTAGGATGGAAGGGCCTTATTACAGATCCAAACTTGGATGGCTCTTATGCTTTAGAGACTGGACTTAACAAAGCACGTAAGCTTCTACTTGACATCAATAAGCTTGGGTTAGCAACTGCGACTGAGTTCCTTGATATGATTACAGGCCAGTATATAGCCGATTTAATCTCTTGGGGAGCTATTGGTGCGCGGACCACAGAGTCTCAGATACACAGAGAAATGGCCTCGGCGTTATCTTGCCCTGTAGGGTTTAAGAATGGGACTAATGGCAACGTAAAAATATCTATCGATGCTATCCGAGCATCTCAAGCTTCTCATTACTTTTACTCGCCGGATAAAAACGGGCGTATGACAGTATACCGTACTAGTGGAAATCCATATGGGCATGTGATTCTGAGAGGTGGTGATGACGGTCCTAACTATGATACCAATTCTGTAAACTCAGCATGCCAACAATTAGCAAGCTTCAATCTTCCACCTCGTCTTGTCGTTGACTTCAGCCATGCCAACTGTTTAAAGCAACATAAGAGACAATTAGACGTCGCAAAAGATATTTGTGATCAGATTCTATCTGGTAAAGACCAAATTGCTGGTATCATGGCCGAAAGCTTTATTGTTGAAGGCAACCAATCCATGAAAGACATAGATAACTTGGTATACGGCCAGTCGATTACCGATCCATGTCTAAGCTGGGAAGACACAGTCAAGATGCTGGATTTGCTGGCGAATGCCGTTAAATCACGTGGGTAA
- a CDS encoding PaaI family thioesterase gives MISSLDKANIYLKMFGFFKVPLIWLCGPKILQLNEKSVEIKIPLKRKTKNHLNSMYFGVLAVGADIAGGFMAMSKAQSRGHKVSLAFKAVDGQFLKRPESDVHFLCHDGELIDAMLDETIATGQRVNQQVKITAICPKLHGDEPMAEFLLTLSLKKVAG, from the coding sequence ATGATTTCTTCTCTCGATAAAGCCAATATCTATTTAAAAATGTTTGGGTTTTTCAAAGTTCCGCTCATATGGCTGTGTGGCCCAAAAATTTTGCAGCTCAATGAAAAAAGCGTAGAAATAAAAATACCGCTTAAGAGAAAAACGAAAAATCATCTCAACAGTATGTATTTTGGCGTCTTAGCCGTCGGAGCCGATATCGCTGGCGGTTTTATGGCTATGAGTAAAGCGCAGTCAAGAGGGCATAAAGTTTCATTGGCATTCAAAGCCGTAGACGGACAGTTTCTTAAAAGGCCAGAGAGTGATGTCCACTTTTTATGTCATGATGGAGAGTTAATTGACGCAATGTTAGATGAGACAATTGCAACAGGTCAACGAGTCAATCAACAGGTTAAAATAACCGCCATTTGCCCCAAGCTGCATGGTGATGAGCCTATGGCGGAATTTCTTCTTACTCTGTCGTTGAAGAAAGTGGCAGGGTAG
- a CDS encoding GAF domain-containing protein, which yields MKIEQYERVTKQAIALIESEKDLIANLSNLSALLNMELEDINWVGFYLVRNEDLVLGPFQGKPACVRIPIGKGVCGVAVEQNSIQRVSNVHQFEGHIACDAASNSEIVIPFYIDGGIAGVLDIDSPVLSRFGEIDEQGLTFLMSEVEKLFNSHAISA from the coding sequence ATGAAAATAGAACAATATGAAAGGGTGACCAAGCAAGCTATTGCGCTTATTGAATCTGAAAAGGACTTGATTGCTAATCTATCAAACCTGAGCGCACTGTTAAACATGGAGCTAGAGGACATAAATTGGGTGGGATTTTATCTGGTAAGAAATGAAGACTTAGTGTTAGGCCCATTTCAAGGTAAACCTGCGTGTGTGAGAATTCCAATTGGAAAGGGGGTCTGTGGAGTGGCAGTAGAGCAGAATTCAATACAAAGGGTAAGTAATGTTCATCAGTTTGAGGGACATATAGCTTGTGATGCAGCGAGTAACTCAGAAATTGTTATACCGTTTTATATAGATGGAGGTATAGCGGGCGTCCTAGACATAGACAGTCCTGTGCTAAGCCGTTTTGGTGAAATTGATGAACAAGGCTTAACATTTTTGATGAGTGAAGTAGAAAAGCTGTTTAATTCACACGCTATCAGTGCATAA
- a CDS encoding CvfB family protein, giving the protein MIKVGQINHLEIVKKTDFGLFLDAGDYGTSLLPNKFAPSGAEIGQFIDVFLYFDSDNQLVATTESPIAQVGEFGLMKIEGVSSIGAFADWGIKDKDLLIPFSEQRTRFSAGQNILVYVYTDKASGRIVGTTKFNKWLDKTPANYQCNQQVDLIIAERSDLGFKAIVEGQHWGMIFKSDVFGKLFIGKRLKGYIKDVREDGKIDLTLQKVGVAKMDDLSEKILDVLEKKGGFLPLNDKSSPESIFSTFRTSKGTFKKTIGGLYKQGKIAIEEQGIRLIS; this is encoded by the coding sequence ATGATTAAAGTTGGACAGATAAATCACTTGGAAATCGTCAAAAAAACAGATTTCGGACTATTTCTTGATGCAGGTGATTACGGTACGAGCTTACTGCCAAACAAATTTGCTCCATCAGGTGCTGAAATTGGTCAATTCATAGATGTTTTTTTGTACTTTGACTCGGACAATCAACTTGTAGCTACCACTGAATCACCAATAGCCCAAGTAGGAGAGTTTGGGCTGATGAAAATAGAAGGTGTCAGTAGTATCGGAGCATTTGCTGATTGGGGGATTAAAGACAAAGATTTACTCATTCCATTTAGTGAGCAGCGAACTCGATTTTCAGCAGGGCAGAACATTCTAGTGTATGTCTATACCGATAAGGCTTCAGGTCGTATTGTTGGAACCACTAAATTCAATAAGTGGTTAGATAAAACACCAGCCAACTATCAATGCAATCAACAAGTTGATTTGATCATCGCTGAGCGAAGTGATCTGGGTTTTAAAGCTATTGTTGAAGGTCAACATTGGGGCATGATTTTCAAATCTGATGTTTTTGGTAAGTTGTTCATTGGGAAGCGATTAAAAGGATACATCAAAGATGTTCGAGAAGATGGGAAAATTGACCTTACTTTACAGAAAGTAGGGGTTGCTAAAATGGATGACTTGAGTGAAAAGATCCTTGATGTACTCGAAAAGAAAGGGGGGTTTTTGCCTTTAAACGACAAGTCTTCGCCCGAAAGTATCTTCTCGACGTTTCGAACAAGTAAAGGGACGTTTAAGAAAACCATCGGTGGGTTGTATAAACAAGGAAAAATTGCCATTGAAGAGCAAGGAATACGCCTGATTTCTTAA
- a CDS encoding MlaD family protein: MANSTQNSPSYSPDIKRNKGMSPLWLLPILALILSGWLVLKAINDAGERIQIHFSDAQGLIAGRTTIRYHGLEVGIVRDIKLSDDLSNIYVEADIYPEATKLLSRDTLFWMVKPTASLSGISGLDALVSGNYIAIQPGDESSEPETKFNALERPPADIRAPSGLNITLRADDLGGISIGSQIVYRKIPIGEVYSYQLDGNEKNVLIHASIQDEYRSIITDESRFWNVSGLGATLGVHGVDLKLDSLSSLIGGSIAVDSPDGGEPVSDNSRFRLYPDLKTAGRGIPIKITLPDDNRINPAGAPIMYRGIAIGQITDLQFSNGRKDIVALAAIEPVFSDMLTTGSHFILEEAKVSLSGIENVTNLLKGNYLTLIAGKGDKSRYFTALKKDEFHQKQSNSTFITLIAENSFGLEVGDNVLFKGISVGEVTKVSLVKNKVHIALHIGSDYASLIKSENRFYVTGSATVELTESGLNVSVPPAKQLLTGSISFTSEGTRSSKKQYTLYPSQSLAELAQYNVSGSETITLFAEQLPPVNKGSPLLYKNLKVGRISEFNLVKNGVEVKVSIEKQYKHLLTENAVFWNYSGVEVDAGLHGINVKAAPLKSLIQGSIAFDSIAGVENKTGDKWLLYESFKTARTYGRTITLVAKGENHISKGTSVKYNGIKVGEAVSVTPDFKHETMTIKLRLLPEYADILAKQDSYFWIAQPTLGLSGVKNLQNFWAPAINVKPGSGKATFKFNLHKQPSDSDGIAFTLQSETLGAITIGTPILFRDMEVGRVIQVGLGEFADRVVSTISISPQYAYLIRKNSVFWNTSGVDVSIGLGGANIKAGTIDSIIKGGITFSTPDNIPLQPVAESGQSFFLNSTPEESWKTWRMPIPKP, from the coding sequence ATGGCTAATTCAACTCAAAATTCGCCTTCGTACTCACCTGATATCAAACGCAACAAAGGTATGTCACCTTTGTGGTTACTCCCAATCCTAGCGTTGATCTTGTCCGGTTGGTTAGTATTAAAGGCGATAAATGACGCAGGGGAACGTATCCAGATACATTTCTCGGATGCACAAGGCTTGATTGCAGGTCGAACTACAATACGTTATCACGGACTCGAAGTAGGTATAGTTCGTGACATCAAACTATCAGACGACCTGAGCAACATTTACGTGGAGGCTGATATCTATCCCGAGGCAACGAAGCTTCTCTCTCGGGATACCTTGTTTTGGATGGTCAAACCAACCGCAAGCTTATCTGGTATCTCTGGCCTAGATGCGCTGGTCTCTGGTAATTATATTGCTATTCAACCTGGCGATGAATCGTCTGAGCCGGAAACAAAGTTCAACGCTTTAGAACGTCCCCCTGCTGATATTCGTGCACCCAGTGGCCTCAATATTACCCTGCGGGCTGATGACCTAGGGGGAATATCTATTGGATCGCAAATTGTTTACAGGAAGATCCCTATCGGCGAAGTATACAGCTATCAATTAGATGGTAATGAAAAAAATGTTCTTATCCATGCGTCAATTCAAGATGAGTACAGAAGTATTATTACCGATGAAAGCCGCTTTTGGAATGTCAGTGGTTTAGGTGCAACCCTCGGTGTTCATGGGGTTGACCTCAAACTAGATAGCTTGAGTTCCTTGATTGGAGGCTCGATAGCTGTTGACTCTCCTGATGGAGGAGAGCCCGTTTCAGACAACAGTCGATTTAGACTTTATCCCGATCTGAAGACTGCTGGTCGAGGAATACCAATAAAAATAACACTACCAGATGATAACAGGATAAACCCTGCTGGTGCACCTATTATGTATCGCGGTATCGCCATCGGGCAAATCACTGACTTACAATTCAGTAACGGAAGAAAGGATATTGTTGCGCTTGCCGCCATTGAGCCTGTGTTTTCCGATATGTTAACTACTGGTAGTCACTTTATTTTGGAAGAAGCGAAAGTGTCGCTCTCTGGCATAGAGAATGTGACCAACTTGTTAAAGGGCAACTATCTAACATTAATTGCAGGAAAAGGCGATAAATCTCGTTACTTTACCGCTCTAAAAAAAGACGAATTTCATCAGAAACAATCCAATTCAACCTTTATTACACTGATAGCAGAAAATTCTTTTGGGCTGGAAGTTGGGGACAATGTTCTTTTCAAAGGTATATCGGTCGGTGAGGTTACGAAAGTCTCTTTAGTCAAAAACAAAGTCCACATCGCTCTTCATATCGGCAGCGACTATGCGTCACTTATAAAGTCAGAGAATCGATTCTATGTTACTGGTAGTGCTACTGTGGAACTTACTGAGTCCGGGCTGAACGTCTCAGTCCCTCCCGCAAAACAACTGCTAACTGGCTCGATCAGTTTTACAAGTGAAGGCACTCGCTCTTCGAAGAAACAGTACACGCTTTACCCTAGCCAGTCACTTGCTGAGCTGGCTCAATATAATGTTTCTGGCTCTGAGACTATCACATTATTTGCGGAGCAATTACCGCCTGTAAACAAAGGAAGCCCCCTACTCTATAAAAATCTCAAAGTCGGTCGTATCTCTGAATTCAATCTTGTGAAAAATGGTGTAGAAGTAAAAGTAAGTATAGAAAAACAATACAAACATTTATTAACTGAAAATGCTGTGTTTTGGAACTATTCTGGCGTTGAAGTCGATGCAGGTCTCCATGGTATCAACGTCAAGGCTGCTCCGTTAAAATCGCTTATACAGGGCAGCATCGCATTTGATTCCATTGCGGGGGTAGAGAATAAAACTGGGGACAAATGGTTACTCTACGAAAGTTTTAAAACTGCCAGAACATATGGCCGAACTATCACCCTAGTAGCTAAGGGTGAAAATCACATATCTAAGGGAACCAGTGTTAAATACAATGGTATAAAAGTGGGTGAAGCCGTATCTGTCACACCAGATTTTAAGCACGAAACGATGACAATTAAGCTCCGTTTACTGCCAGAATACGCTGATATTCTCGCTAAACAGGACAGCTATTTTTGGATTGCACAGCCGACTTTAGGGTTAAGCGGCGTTAAGAACTTACAAAATTTCTGGGCACCAGCAATCAATGTGAAGCCAGGAAGCGGAAAAGCCACATTCAAGTTTAATCTACATAAGCAACCTTCAGATAGTGACGGAATAGCATTTACGCTTCAGAGTGAAACACTAGGCGCAATCACTATTGGTACCCCTATTCTTTTTCGGGATATGGAAGTGGGAAGGGTGATTCAGGTAGGTCTCGGTGAATTCGCTGATCGGGTAGTATCTACTATTTCAATATCCCCTCAATATGCTTATCTGATCAGAAAAAATAGTGTTTTTTGGAACACTTCTGGTGTTGATGTATCTATTGGCCTAGGTGGAGCCAATATAAAAGCAGGTACAATCGACAGTATTATTAAAGGTGGCATAACCTTCTCTACACCGGACAATATCCCTCTTCAGCCGGTAGCAGAGAGTGGCCAATCTTTCTTTTTAAACTCAACTCCCGAAGAGTCATGGAAAACGTGGCGAATGCCCATACCAAAGCCATAG
- a CDS encoding paraquat-inducible protein A yields MDGNNEPTESASHIRLCHGCELPINLILLERGKSAYCPRCGTHLYRGGSPSLSGNLALAIACLLLYFPSHFFPFISIRLFGVMIPATLPSGIYTLFDEGFIFLSLLIFFCSSIAPFLLCVSVVTAHIGLKSKQFKVLKYSLYTIRHFKTWVMIDVFLVSIAISCFKLQDHSDIYLGTGLYGFIMLQCMTLLLVTRVGIHSYWEKYKPERDYHFKKRELHCLHCHLSQPYSDVCARCKKPIFRRKPYSIKTTWAYIVAASIAIFPANLIPISILITNGRRIEDTIFSGVASLVKSGMWGIALIIFVASIAVPVIKILGLSYLLISIQLKRNLLRRQRMVIYFIIKWIGRWSMMDLFVICIMMAVIDRGQILDFSPGFGAVAFGFVVLLTMFATESLDPRLIWDEGSMKSETDRREEISNG; encoded by the coding sequence ATAGATGGTAACAATGAACCGACTGAGAGTGCATCACATATCCGTTTGTGCCATGGTTGCGAGCTTCCTATCAACCTTATCCTTTTGGAGAGAGGAAAAAGTGCATACTGCCCCCGATGTGGTACACATTTATATCGAGGAGGCTCCCCTTCTCTCTCCGGTAATCTAGCGTTGGCCATCGCGTGCCTTTTGCTTTATTTTCCGTCACATTTTTTTCCTTTCATAAGCATCCGGTTGTTCGGTGTTATGATACCAGCTACCTTGCCATCAGGGATTTATACGTTGTTTGATGAAGGGTTTATTTTCCTTTCTTTACTCATATTTTTCTGCAGTTCTATTGCTCCATTTTTGCTATGTGTTTCTGTTGTTACCGCTCATATAGGATTGAAAAGCAAACAGTTTAAGGTTTTAAAATACTCTTTATACACTATTAGGCATTTCAAGACTTGGGTGATGATCGACGTGTTTCTTGTAAGTATCGCGATCTCTTGCTTTAAACTCCAAGACCATTCGGATATCTATCTTGGCACCGGTTTATATGGCTTTATCATGTTACAATGTATGACACTGTTACTCGTCACACGAGTCGGTATCCATAGTTACTGGGAGAAATATAAACCGGAACGAGACTATCATTTTAAAAAGCGAGAACTTCACTGTCTCCATTGTCACCTTTCACAACCTTACAGCGACGTTTGCGCTCGCTGCAAAAAGCCTATTTTTCGTCGTAAACCGTATTCCATCAAAACAACTTGGGCATACATAGTTGCGGCAAGTATTGCAATTTTCCCCGCAAATTTGATACCTATATCCATTCTAATAACCAATGGACGACGTATCGAAGATACTATCTTTTCAGGGGTTGCATCACTAGTAAAAAGTGGTATGTGGGGAATTGCTTTGATCATTTTCGTTGCTAGCATAGCAGTTCCAGTAATAAAAATTTTGGGGCTCAGCTATCTACTCATTTCAATTCAGCTCAAACGAAATTTGCTCCGGCGCCAAAGAATGGTTATTTATTTCATTATCAAATGGATAGGAAGGTGGTCAATGATGGATCTATTTGTGATTTGCATTATGATGGCAGTCATTGATCGTGGCCAAATTCTCGATTTTAGCCCAGGCTTTGGCGCGGTTGCATTTGGCTTCGTCGTTTTACTAACTATGTTTGCCACAGAAAGCCTCGATCCCCGACTTATTTGGGATGAAGGTTCGATGAAGTCCGAAACCGACCGAAGAGAAGAAATATCAAATGGCTAA